Sequence from the Ochrobactrum vermis genome:
GCCTTCTCCACGCGGTCCGCCCGGCTTCCCTGGCTTGCGGTTTTCAAAGCCAGCCTTGCCACGCTCTCCTACCCGGCTGTCCCCATCACGCAATTCCGCGCGCTCGCGCTTGCCAGGGCGACGCTCCTTGCGTCCATCCTCGCGTGGCTCACGGCGCTCTGGACGTCCTTCATCCGACCGAGTTCCATCCGAGCGATTGCGCGGTGGACGCGTATCCTTGTCGAAACGACCTTCCGGGCGTTTGTTGTAGCGACGTTCGCCGCCTTCTTCGCGTCCCTGATCCTCATCGCCAGCCCGACGCGGGCGCATCTGGAGATCGCCACTGAACTTCGCCGAGCGGTGCGGAACTTGATGCTCGACACGTGCCGATTTCGCAGCCGCCTTTTCGCCCTTGGGACGTGCGCCCGGAGCCATCCAGACATTGGCATTGCCGCGACGACGCGGTTCCACCTTCTCCGCATTCTTGTCGTCGCGACCACGACGACGCTCAGGGCCACTGGAAATCCACTCGCGTTCACGCGGGCCACGACGGCGTTCACCTTCCTCGCCCTCGTCTTCCATTTCGCGACGGGTACGCCCCTGAACAGTGGCATTGGAAAACTCATTCAAGACTGGCGCATCAAAATCTGCGCCCGCGTCTTCGATCAGTTTGTCACCCAGCTGGTCCCGCAGGATACGTCCTTTGATTTCGCGTACCGCACCTTCTTCAAGATCGCCAAGCTGGAACGGACCGAAGGAAACACGGATCAGGCGACCGACGGTGAGACCAAGAGCGCCAAGAATGTTCTTTACTTCGCGGTTCTTGCCTTCCCGCAAACCGATCGAAATCCAGACATTTGCACCCTGAACCCGCTCCAGTTCTGCTTCGATGCTGCCATAGAACACGCCATCGACAGCGATACCGTTCTTAAGTTCGTCAAGCTGTGGCTGCGTAACCTTGCCGTGGGCCCGGACGCGATAACGACGAAGCCAACCGGTGGATGGCAACTCCAGAACACGTGACAACCCGCCATCATTGGTCAGGAGCAAAAGGCCTTCGGTATTGATATCGAGACGACCGACCGAAAGAACACGCGGCATTTCGGCAGGCAGCGCCGCGAAAACCGTTGGGCGACCTTCTGGATCGCGATTGGTCGTCACGAGGCCGGCTGGCTTGTGGTAAAGCCAAAGGCGAGTACGCTCGGCCTGCTTCAGCGCCTTGCCGTCGACTGTGATAATATCCGTGCGTTTGACATTCACTGCCGGGCTGTCCAGCACTTTGCCGTTCACGGCGATACGACCGGCGGCGATCATCGTTTCAGCTTCGCGGCGGGAAGCTATGCCAGCACGCGCCAGGCGCTTGGCAATACGCTCGCTCGTGTCCTCTTGCTCCTCGGTGCTACGCGGCCCGAATTGACGTGGCTTGTCACGCCCACCGTCATCGCGGCGCGGGCGGCTGTCACGGTCTTGCCGACCGGGGCGATCGGAGCGCCCTCCACGGCCATGCGGACGCTTGCCGTCCTTGTTGTCGTCATCTTTAGTCATCTGATATTGGCCTTTCAGCGGCGCTGCCGTGTCACCTTACACCTTTAATGGCAGGCAAGGGACAGCCGGAAACAGGAACGCCGTATAAATCCGTTCGCAAATCGGTTTCGATTTCGTGAATTATGCAGTAACAAATCGCTCCATGGCTTGCGAGCGAAATTTCCGAAAGAATGCATGAAATGGAACAGGCATGAAAAAGATTGCCGACGCCGTGAACCGGAATACGGCCACTCCCATGGAGATCGCACTGCAAGAAGCGCGCACTGCGAGCTTACGCGGAGAAGTGCCGATTGGTGCAGTTGTCGTGCATCAGGGAACGATTATTGCACGGGCGGGCAACCGCACACGCGAACTCAATGACGTGACTGCCCACGCAGAAATACTGGCAATCCGCATCGCTGGCGATGTTCTTCAATCCGAACGCCTCGTCGAATGCGACCTCTATGTAACGCTTGAACCCTGCGCGATGTGTGCAGCCGCAATTTCTTTCGCCCGCGTCCGTCGCCTCTATTACGGCGCTTCCGACCCAAAAGGCGGCGGCGTAGAACATGGGCCGCGCTTTTACACGCAGCCCACCTGCCACCACATCCCGGAGATTTACGCCGGTTTCTCAGAGGCTGATGCCCAGAAGATCCTCAAGGACTTCTTTCGAGAGAAACGCTGAACCTTCAGCTCAACGCCTTGCGGCCGGTCATATAGCGCAACGTATCGTCCCGCAGCGCAAAGTGATGGACAAGCGCCATCAAGACATGTCCGGCAATTACTACAAGCAGGAGCCAACCCAGCAAACCGTGCAGCGCATTACCAGGAGCGGTCAGTGCGGCGTTCTGTATGCTTGTCTGCTCAAAGATCTGGATGCCAAGAAACGAGAAACCTCGCCCACTGCCATATGTGCGTAGCAAAGCCACAGCCGGAACTGCGAACATAAGCCCGTAAATAAGAAGATGCCCCAGCGCAACCAGCTTTCCGGCACGGCCTTGTTTATGCGGGCGCCTGTTAACGTTCAGCAACCCCCAAATACCGCGTAGCAAAACAAGCATTAGAAGCGCAAAACCGAGCTGGTGATGCGCAGACCAGAAAAAATTATAAAACATCGTATCCTTGGCAAAGACACGAAGAATGGCAGAGATGAATTGCCATAGGAACAAAAGGGCCATCAGCCAATGAAAGGCCCTGCTGATCAGGCCATATCCGTTTCGATTATCTAAAAAAGTATTTGTATTGCTCATCTAACCATACCTTACACTCAGAGCTAATATGGTACGATCTATCCAAAATAGATCTTTGATTGAAATCAAATACGCGTTAAAATACCAAACATTACAAATATTTAATATTTTTATCCATCAGTCAAAAACACAACAATCGACAGAGATAGAATATTTATATTCTATCAATAAAATAAGCCGCAGTAAATTTATTTACTGCGGCTTTCTTGTCGAAGAAGGAATAACAATCAGATATTAGTTCCAAGGCAGGTAATCACGCCAGCCTTTGGACTTGCCTGCGGCTTTCTTGCGTTCACGTTCTTTTTGCGCTTCGTCGGTTCCCAACTCGCCTGTGGCGGCCGTAGATGCCGGCTCGCGGTAAGCCAGCGGCGGCTCGCTCAGATAACGGCGCGTTGATGAGGAGCCTTGAGTCTGTTGCTCGCGCATAGCCTTATAGGCTGCAACTTTTGCCGGATCGAATGTCGGAGTACGAGATTCATAATCTTCGCGGCGGCTGTTACCGCGCGGCAATGCCGCCTGGATATTGGATGCAACCGGGCCATCCTGAACAACGGGCGACACGAAATTCGGGTCGTCACGGTTCGCAGTAATCTCGTCACGCAGGCGCTTGCGGCGCTGTTCCGGCGATTCCGGCCAGTTAGGATCATTGGCGCTTGCAAGACTCTGCTGCGGCGCTGGCAGCTGCCCCTTGTCACCCGGAGCGGGACGCACCAAATCGGGACGCGGCTTGTAATCGATGCGTTCTTTTTTGTTCTTGCCCTGACCGAAGCTCGCCATATTGGAAACGTCGTCGAAGAGCTGTGCGCCCGCCGTCTTGTCCGTTCCATAGGTCGGCGAAGAAACGCAACCGGATAGCGAAACTCCCGCTATCGCTGCCATAAGCACCAGAACTCGTCCTTCAATCTTCATTAGCGCCACTTCTTTTACGCTTGCCGATTTTATCTTCACCAAAATTTGCTCAAGCAAGCCTTGACTGAAGAAACCGGCAACTCCAAGGCAGATCGTGAATTTATCCAAGGACTGCCTTGTACATGAGAGGAACCCATGCGGCAATCCGGTGTTAATCTCTATTTCACCATGTTCACGCGCGGACCTGCAACCCCTGTCACGCAAACAAACAATCCGCCCCGGATGAAACCGGAGCGGATTGCGATCTCTGCAATCAGGCGTCGAGCTTGCCGAGCGCCTTCAATTCGCGCAGTGCCTCGGCATCGCGCGCCGACACTTCCGGGAATTCCGGGTCGGAACCCACATCGGTCGTGTAGCGCCACGAGCGGGCACATTTTTCGCCCTCCGCACGCGCTGGCACAACGGCCACGCCCTTCACATCGCCAAGCGTGAAAGCGCCTTCCGGTGCGGCTGCATCGCTGAACGAGATGCCGCTGGTGATGCAGATCTCCGCAAAATCGAGACCGTCCAGCGAATCGCTCAGGCTCTTGTCGGAGATATGAACCACCGGTGAAGCTTCCAGCGACGAACCGATGCGCTTGTCAGCGCGCTCCAGTTCGAGCGCGCCGGTCACGACGCGGCGAACCGCGCGCACCTTGCGCCACTTTTCAGCCAGCACGTCATCGCGCCATTCGGCCAGCGTCGGACGGAACTGCTCGGCATGGACCGAAACCGACTGCGGGTAACGGTCGAGCCATGCTTCTTCCATGGTGAAAGGCAGCATCGGCGCAAGCCAGGTCGTCAGGCGGTCGAAGATTTCACGCACGGTCTGCAGCGCGGCCTTGCGGCGAACACTCGACGGCGCGTCGCAGTAAAGCGCGTCCTTGCGGATATCGAAATAGAAGGCCGAAAGCTCGACATTCATGAAATCAATCAGCGAACGCGCGATGCGCTTGAAATCGAATGTGTCATAACCGGAGCGCACAACCTCATCCAGCTCCGTCAGACGGTGCAGCATCAGGCGCTCAAGTTCCGGCAGATCGGCATGGGCAACGTTTTCGCCTTCGTCATGCGCCAGCGTGCCCAGCATCCAGCGGATGGTGTTGCGCAGCTTGCGATAGGCGTCGATATTGGTCTGGATGATGCTCTTGCCGAGGCGCTGATCTTCCCAATAATCGGTCGTCATGACCCAGAGACGCAGGATATCAGCGCCGGATTCCTTGATGACGTCCTGCGGCGTTACCGTATTGCCGAGCGACTTCGACATTTTCTTGCCGTGCTCGTCCATGGTAAAACCATGGGTCACAACGGCATTATATGGCGCGCGACCGCGTGTGCCGCAGCTTTCGAGAAGCGACGAGTGGAACCAGCCGCGATGCTGGTCTGAGCCTTCGAGATAGACGTCTGCTGGCCACTTCATGTCCGGGCGATCTTCCAGCGTGAAGGTGTGGGTCGAACCGGAATCGAACCACACGTCCAGAATGTCGCGCACCTGCACCCATGGCTCAATAGCGCGGTTGCCAAGGAACCGCTCGCGCGCACCTTCGGCAAACCATGCATCAGCGCCTTCGGCTTCAAAAGCATCGAGAACACGCTTGTTGACCGCATCATCCTGAAGGATGCTGCCTTCTTCATCCACGAAAACGCAGATCGGCACGCCCCAGGCGCGCTGACGCGAAAGCACCCAGTCCGGGCGGCCTTCGATCATCGAGCGCAGGCGTGTCTGACCGGCAGCCGGAACGAAACGCGTATCGTCGATGGCCTTCAGCGCACGCGAGCGCAGCGTGGTGCCGTCGCCAAGGTTCTTGTCCATATAGACGAACCATTGCGGCGTGTTGCGGAAGATGACCTGCTTCTTCGAACGCCAGGAATGCGGATAGGAGTGCTTCAGGCGACCGCGGGCGAAGAGCTTGTCACGGGCGATGAGCTGATCCATCACCGACTTGTTGGCATCGCCCTTCTTGCCGTTGTCGTCGATGACCCGTGCCGGGCCGCCTTCGCGGTCAGGACCAAAACCGGGCGCGTCCTTGGTATAGTAGCCGCCATCATCGACCGGGAACGGGATGCTCGGATCGATACCGCGCGCTTCCAGTTCACGAACATTGTTCATCCAGGCTTCAAAGTCTTCGCGGCCATGGCTTGGCGCGGTGTGGACAAAGCCCGTACCCGCATCGTCGGTCACATGATCGCCGTCGAGCATCGGCACTGCAAATTCATAGCCGCCGCCAAAGCCTTTCAGCGGGTGGTCGAGCACGACCTTGCCAAGCTCATCGGACGAAACGCCACGCAGGCGCTTGAACTGAAGCTTTGCCTTGGCGAAGCTTTCTTCGGCCAGCTTGTCGGCGAAGACGAGCTTTTCGCCCGGACGCGGGCCAAAATCGTTTTCCGCTTCCATGACTTCGTAAAGTCCGTATTCGATGCGCGACGAGTAGGACACTGCGCGGTTGCCGGGGATCGTCCAGGGGGTGGTCGTCCAGATCACCACATCGCTGCCGGAGAGATCGTTCTGACCGGCGACCGGAAACTTGACCCAGATCATATCCGACTCGACATCGTGATACTCGACTTCCGCCTCGGCAAGCGCCGTGCGCTCGACGACCGACCACATCACCGGCTTGGAGCCGCGATAAAGCTGACCGGAAGCCGCGAACTTGAGAAGCTCGCCAGCGATACGCGATTCAGCATGGAAGTTCATCGTCGTATACGGATTTTCGAAATCGCCAAGGATCGCAAGGCGCTTGAACTCATCCGTCTGGACCCTGATCCAGTTGGCGGCGAATTCACGGCATTCCCTGCGGAATTCGTTGATCGGCACTTCGTCCTTGTTCTTGCCTTCGGCGCGGTATTTTTCCTCGATCTTCCACTCGATCGGCAGGCCGTGGCAATCCCAGCCCGGAACATAGTTCGAGTTGAAGCCGCGCATCTGGAACGAACGGGTGATGACGTCCTTGAGGATCTTGTTCAGCGCATGGCCGATATGGATATTGCCGTTGGCATAGGGCGGGCCATCGTGCAGCACATAAAGCGGGCGGTCTTTCGCCTGCTCGCGCAGCTTCTTGTAAAGGTTCATCCCCTCCCAGCGCTCGACGAACAGCGGTTCGCGCTGCGGCAGGCCCGCGCGCATCGGAAATTCTGTCTGCGGCAGATTGAGGGTTTTTGAGTAATCGATCTTGGTCGTCTCGGTCATGATGGGTATTCGCCTGTGGAGCCTCGGCCAGGAATGGCGGGCATGTGGATCAACGATAACAGGAGGACTGTAAGAGCACAGCCGGTCGTTCCCGGACCTCCGCACCAGTTATTGCCTGGCAAAACAGCCATTCAGGCAAAGCGGGAGGCCGGGCCAATAATTCGTATGGCCGTCATGATAAGCCGAAAATCCGTCATCATGGGCACGCTTTTAGCAA
This genomic interval carries:
- a CDS encoding pseudouridine synthase, coding for MTKDDDNKDGKRPHGRGGRSDRPGRQDRDSRPRRDDGGRDKPRQFGPRSTEEQEDTSERIAKRLARAGIASRREAETMIAAGRIAVNGKVLDSPAVNVKRTDIITVDGKALKQAERTRLWLYHKPAGLVTTNRDPEGRPTVFAALPAEMPRVLSVGRLDINTEGLLLLTNDGGLSRVLELPSTGWLRRYRVRAHGKVTQPQLDELKNGIAVDGVFYGSIEAELERVQGANVWISIGLREGKNREVKNILGALGLTVGRLIRVSFGPFQLGDLEEGAVREIKGRILRDQLGDKLIEDAGADFDAPVLNEFSNATVQGRTRREMEDEGEEGERRRGPREREWISSGPERRRGRDDKNAEKVEPRRRGNANVWMAPGARPKGEKAAAKSARVEHQVPHRSAKFSGDLQMRPRRAGDEDQGREEGGERRYNKRPEGRFDKDTRPPRNRSDGTRSDEGRPERREPREDGRKERRPGKRERAELRDGDSRVGERGKAGFENRKPGKPGGPRGEGRSGASDRDTRSGPRSSGPGNKSRSFEDGPRRGPGNKPGGKPGGKPGGGKSGGGRTGGGGADRRR
- a CDS encoding nucleoside deaminase gives rise to the protein MKKIADAVNRNTATPMEIALQEARTASLRGEVPIGAVVVHQGTIIARAGNRTRELNDVTAHAEILAIRIAGDVLQSERLVECDLYVTLEPCAMCAAAISFARVRRLYYGASDPKGGGVEHGPRFYTQPTCHHIPEIYAGFSEADAQKILKDFFREKR
- a CDS encoding cytochrome b, encoding MSNTNTFLDNRNGYGLISRAFHWLMALLFLWQFISAILRVFAKDTMFYNFFWSAHHQLGFALLMLVLLRGIWGLLNVNRRPHKQGRAGKLVALGHLLIYGLMFAVPAVALLRTYGSGRGFSFLGIQIFEQTSIQNAALTAPGNALHGLLGWLLLVVIAGHVLMALVHHFALRDDTLRYMTGRKALS
- the ileS gene encoding isoleucine--tRNA ligase is translated as MTETTKIDYSKTLNLPQTEFPMRAGLPQREPLFVERWEGMNLYKKLREQAKDRPLYVLHDGPPYANGNIHIGHALNKILKDVITRSFQMRGFNSNYVPGWDCHGLPIEWKIEEKYRAEGKNKDEVPINEFRRECREFAANWIRVQTDEFKRLAILGDFENPYTTMNFHAESRIAGELLKFAASGQLYRGSKPVMWSVVERTALAEAEVEYHDVESDMIWVKFPVAGQNDLSGSDVVIWTTTPWTIPGNRAVSYSSRIEYGLYEVMEAENDFGPRPGEKLVFADKLAEESFAKAKLQFKRLRGVSSDELGKVVLDHPLKGFGGGYEFAVPMLDGDHVTDDAGTGFVHTAPSHGREDFEAWMNNVRELEARGIDPSIPFPVDDGGYYTKDAPGFGPDREGGPARVIDDNGKKGDANKSVMDQLIARDKLFARGRLKHSYPHSWRSKKQVIFRNTPQWFVYMDKNLGDGTTLRSRALKAIDDTRFVPAAGQTRLRSMIEGRPDWVLSRQRAWGVPICVFVDEEGSILQDDAVNKRVLDAFEAEGADAWFAEGARERFLGNRAIEPWVQVRDILDVWFDSGSTHTFTLEDRPDMKWPADVYLEGSDQHRGWFHSSLLESCGTRGRAPYNAVVTHGFTMDEHGKKMSKSLGNTVTPQDVIKESGADILRLWVMTTDYWEDQRLGKSIIQTNIDAYRKLRNTIRWMLGTLAHDEGENVAHADLPELERLMLHRLTELDEVVRSGYDTFDFKRIARSLIDFMNVELSAFYFDIRKDALYCDAPSSVRRKAALQTVREIFDRLTTWLAPMLPFTMEEAWLDRYPQSVSVHAEQFRPTLAEWRDDVLAEKWRKVRAVRRVVTGALELERADKRIGSSLEASPVVHISDKSLSDSLDGLDFAEICITSGISFSDAAAPEGAFTLGDVKGVAVVPARAEGEKCARSWRYTTDVGSDPEFPEVSARDAEALRELKALGKLDA